The following DNA comes from Legionella sp. PATHC032.
GCATCATCTAAGAGAGCATCATGTTCCGTTTGAGCTTAAAAAAAATCTTGTGGTTCTCATAAATTTTGATCACAGTAATGCCGAGCAATTAGGGCGAATTCTTCAAAATTGTTTCAGTCAGGTTGAACTTGAGGACGCGCAAGCAACTTTAATTCCAGCAAACAGCGAAGGACATGATATTACTGATTATCTTGCAAATACCTATTCACTCAAGAAAATTGTTGGAATGTGTTTATCTCAATGGTTGGTTTCAATTATTGATAATAAGTACCTTACGACATTTTGCCAGCCCATTGTTGATAGCAAGACATTAATACCTTACGGTTATGAATGTTTATTAAGAGCCCAATATGAGGGACATCTTGTTTCTCCTTCAACTCTTTTCGAAACTGCTCAATTGAGCGATATGCTTTTTTTGCTGGATAAACAAGCAAGAATTTGTCATATTGAAAATATGAGCAAAATCAGCATAACTGATAAAAAGATTTTTATTAATTTTAATCCAACAGCAATATATGATCCGCTATTCTGCCTCAGAACAACGAATACAGCATTAAAAAAATCTCAAATAAACCCTTCTCAGATTGTGTTTGAAGTGATTGAAAGTCACGCGGTTAAAGATAAAAAACATTTATTGAATATTATCGATTACTATCGTCGACAAGATTATGGCGTCGCACTCGATGATTTGGGTTCGGGGTATAGTTCTTTAAATTTATTAGTTGAGTTGAATCCAGATTACATCAAGATTGATCAAAATTTGGTTGAATCCATACATGAGAACCAAATGAAACAGATTTTGTTGGAAAAAATTTGTGAAATGGCCTTAAAGCTTGATATCAAAGTGATTTGTGAAGGTTTATCTCAACAAGAAGAGCTTGACATCGTTAAACAATACCCTATTCATTATTATCAGGGTTTCTTGTTTGGCAAGCCAGTTTCCTTCGAATCAATTGCCTAAAACGCCCTAGCTTGAAAAGATCTATCTAAAAAACAGATACTTTAATCGCCGATAAAAGGATTCGACACTATTTCTATGTGATGATATGTTTAGTATAGGGCGCAGAATTTACCTGAATTCATCTCTTTGATGAGCTGGCCGATAGCCTATATAATTCTTGTTACCAATTGAAATCAATGGATGGGCGAAGGCTCAACCATAGCTAAGCTAAAGGATACCAATGTTTCAATCCATTCTAATAATTGCACTAATGACTTTTAGCTTCATCACTCAAGCAGCCCTCCCTGCTGATCCAATCCAGCGCTGCCTGGATATCAGAAGGCTCGTGGATATCACCTCAAGGCAGAAAATGGCGGCCAAAGAACCCGGTGTGTTACGCTTTAAATTTCATAAAATTTCAGCGTCAGAGCTGCCTTTAGATAATCCAGTGGGTAATATGGACGAAGTTATCCAGGCATTAAATAATCAAATTGCAAACTGCAATAATAGCAATGGTGAATTTCAGACAGTGACTATTGCTGGACGTCCATTCAAGCGCCAGGAATGGTGCTTGAATACCAACAAAAAAATGCTCACTCTTGCAAAAGCGGCCCACGGTGATTTTAAAAAATTTTTATCGAGCATCAAAACCGAGTTTGACTGGTACAAAAGCGATGGCTGGCCCGAAAACCATGCCGGATTTAAAAAGGGTGAATTCCAGTTTACCGCCTATTACGCCCCTGCCGCTGTTGAGGCTCGTACCAAACGAGGTGGAGCATTTTTGTATCCTCTCTATAGTAACCCGGGGGTTGTCAGCGTTATTTTGGAAAGCAAAAAATATAATTTGAAAACTCCTCTTTGCGGAGTAGACCCTCTTAGCAAAGTGATGCGTGGATTTTGTCTGAAAAATGGGGATGGCACCTACTCTGTAGCCCCAGACCGAGAAGAAATTGAGCATGGGGCTTTAAGTCCCAAATATATAATTGGCTATCTTAAAGACCCCAATGACTCTGCTTTTTTAATGCTACAAGGCTCCGGTTCCTTACTTCTTGATGGCAAATTATTTCATATCAATTATGATGGTGCCAACGGCAGGCCACGCACCATGCTTGGCCGTATAGTCCAATGTGCACAAGATCCGACCTGTGGTGGCAATCTTGACACCATGGAGCGTTGCGCTAAAGATCCAAAATGCCATGATGAAGCCAAGTTACGCTGTAACGTATCTAAAAAAATCAGACAAAGCGCTGCATCAGAAAAGCTCATTCGGCAATATCTAAACAAACTCTCTCCCGATAAAGCCGATAACTTGCGAAATCGAGATCAAAGCTATGTATTTTTTGCTACAGAAGATGGGGGTCCTTATGGCTCAGAAAATATTTCTTTAACCCCTCATGTATCATGTGCAACCGATCACAGGGTTATTCCTGTTGGAATGAATTTTATCTATCATTGCAAAAAAGCCACTTCATGGTGTGTGGCACAGGATGCAGGCGGCGCTATTATAGGAGCTCATGTTGACGTCTATAAGGGTGAGGGGAATCAAGCAGGTGTGGAAGCAAACCAGTTAAATCATACTGGAACGTTATTTGTGGCACTACCTAAACGGAAATAGAAAACAGGTAACTAATACTTATTTCGAGTAATTACTTTTATTACTATCGCATATCGTCATTTATTGTGTTTTTAATCCACAACTGATGCAATAAGAATGTTTTTTAATTTGGATTACTTTGCGCCACTTATCTTATATAGGCAATGGAAAATAAAAAGATATTACCAATAGTATCTATCACATATGATTATAATTAATTGTTCATTTTTTGGTTTTCGTGATTAAATATAATTAATTAGTTCACTTTTGGAGAATATCATGTCCATTATATCTAATCATGACATAGCTTTTAGTTCCACCCAAAAGGATTTAATCAGAAAACAACAAAAAAATGACACTAAAGATCAACAGCCTGAAGATCTAAAAACTACAAAAAGGATAAATAAAGAATCGAAAATATCTGAAAAATTAATTATTTATGGTGCCAAAATAACTGCTCTTGCGGCAGGCAGTGTCGCTCTATTATTTCCTCTAACAGCACCAATCATTGTACCCATAGCACAAGCCAGTGGTGCAGTGGCGCTAGTAATTATTACTCGTAAGTTTACCAAAAGCACCTAACACCACACTTAGATACCAGTATAAAATACGATATAAGATTCAGCTAGTGAGGCAACTCTGTTAAGCTAAATTCTTATTTCAATCTACCCAAATCAGGGAATACTACCTCCGGGATATCTTGCAAAAAATTGAGTAATAGGGTCAGGCCGAATGATTGAGAGCATAAGTATTGATAAATTCTTTTAACTTTATTAGTTTTTTCCATTAACAAAAGTATTTTATACAGAACTAACTGGACCCTTAGCTCCCTTAAAAATAGGCTTGATATATCCACACAATTCAACAGCCAGATTGTAGTAGAATTACAAATCGATAGTTCAAATTTATGATGTGTAAATATCCCTGATAGGGATCAGTGCATTTTTTTACCATTAGGAACATGAGGCTCAACGGAAGCAAGGCATATAGCACCCTTTTCATCAGAAAAACCAACCAACAGAAATTGAGAGAGGAATCCGGCAATATTTTTCTCACCTAAATTCACGCATCCAATTACCATCCGGCCTATCAATGTTTCGGGCGTATAATGCACTGTTATTTGCGCAGAGGTTTGGAGAATGCCAATATCGTCACCAAAATCTACCCAAACTTTATAAGCAGGTTTCCTGGCTCGCTGGAATGGCTCTGCTTTCACAACTGTACCAGAACGCAAATCCACTTTTTCAAATTCTTCATAAGATATCGTCATTTTTACACCTCAACGTTTTGTATAGATTGTATCGTTACCATCAAATGAATTCGTAGTTTATCAATTTAAAACCAGAGTTATTTATCTATTTCACGCATTTTCTTTGTTGTTAACGCTTTGGCTCTCCATTGAGATGGGGACTCACCGAACACTTTACTAAAACGGCGACTGAATGCAGGTAAGTTTTCATAACCTACTTCAAATGCGATTGCTTCAATAGAACAATTTTTCTGAGATAGTAATCTTTTAGCATGGAGTAATTTTTTCATTCGCCAATATTCGGCAATACCACAGCCTAACGTCTGTTTAAAACGGCGCTGTAATTGACTAATGCTTAAATAGCAATGATTCGCTACTCTACTCACGTCCACAGAGTCTGCAAAATAAAGATCAATCCAGTGTTTTGCTTTTCTAACAACCGGATCCGGTTCAGGTGAAAAAGAATTTGCCGCAAAATGAAACAATAGTTGGTTGATTAAAGAGTCTGTAAAAAAATCTCTTTCATTGTGTGCTAAATAATAGTGGGTGAACTGGATGAGCTTTTTAGTACTCGTCGTTAAATTGAAAATATTAGACTCAAAAGCTTCATCACGAAGATGGTTTTGAGTGGTCACATCAATCACTAAAAACAGATTTTTTTGACTTCCGGCAAAACAATGTTGTTCATTAGGTGCAATGTATACTCCGATATCATCATTAACAACAGC
Coding sequences within:
- a CDS encoding EAL domain-containing protein; the protein is MTCSRCDSLLRYKLKGQYSVLIYTPLAHSLSKLKHHLREHHVPFELKKNLVVLINFDHSNAEQLGRILQNCFSQVELEDAQATLIPANSEGHDITDYLANTYSLKKIVGMCLSQWLVSIIDNKYLTTFCQPIVDSKTLIPYGYECLLRAQYEGHLVSPSTLFETAQLSDMLFLLDKQARICHIENMSKISITDKKIFINFNPTAIYDPLFCLRTTNTALKKSQINPSQIVFEVIESHAVKDKKHLLNIIDYYRRQDYGVALDDLGSGYSSLNLLVELNPDYIKIDQNLVESIHENQMKQILLEKICEMALKLDIKVICEGLSQQEELDIVKQYPIHYYQGFLFGKPVSFESIA
- a CDS encoding MltA domain-containing protein; translation: MFQSILIIALMTFSFITQAALPADPIQRCLDIRRLVDITSRQKMAAKEPGVLRFKFHKISASELPLDNPVGNMDEVIQALNNQIANCNNSNGEFQTVTIAGRPFKRQEWCLNTNKKMLTLAKAAHGDFKKFLSSIKTEFDWYKSDGWPENHAGFKKGEFQFTAYYAPAAVEARTKRGGAFLYPLYSNPGVVSVILESKKYNLKTPLCGVDPLSKVMRGFCLKNGDGTYSVAPDREEIEHGALSPKYIIGYLKDPNDSAFLMLQGSGSLLLDGKLFHINYDGANGRPRTMLGRIVQCAQDPTCGGNLDTMERCAKDPKCHDEAKLRCNVSKKIRQSAASEKLIRQYLNKLSPDKADNLRNRDQSYVFFATEDGGPYGSENISLTPHVSCATDHRVIPVGMNFIYHCKKATSWCVAQDAGGAIIGAHVDVYKGEGNQAGVEANQLNHTGTLFVALPKRK
- a CDS encoding tRNA-binding protein; amino-acid sequence: MTISYEEFEKVDLRSGTVVKAEPFQRARKPAYKVWVDFGDDIGILQTSAQITVHYTPETLIGRMVIGCVNLGEKNIAGFLSQFLLVGFSDEKGAICLASVEPHVPNGKKMH
- a CDS encoding helix-turn-helix domain-containing protein; this translates as MLLTNRIDLRSYHTESCSHAHDYAQLVLPVSGSIELEVGHYSAVVNDDIGVYIAPNEQHCFAGSQKNLFLVIDVTTQNHLRDEAFESNIFNLTTSTKKLIQFTHYYLAHNERDFFTDSLINQLLFHFAANSFSPEPDPVVRKAKHWIDLYFADSVDVSRVANHCYLSISQLQRRFKQTLGCGIAEYWRMKKLLHAKRLLSQKNCSIEAIAFEVGYENLPAFSRRFSKVFGESPSQWRAKALTTKKMREIDK